In Anoplopoma fimbria isolate UVic2021 breed Golden Eagle Sablefish chromosome 22, Afim_UVic_2022, whole genome shotgun sequence, a genomic segment contains:
- the LOC129111775 gene encoding PI-PLC X domain-containing protein 1-like: MEDEKPFQETGNPDWMSCLPEELQDVPLWDLALPGSHDSMSFCLDVSSPVLRSQPCILRATDRLFPCWTRPCVSSWATTQQSVLSDQCELGVRFLDLRIARKPSGGNKLFFAHGIYTLMTVKEALDELANWLDAHPKEILIISCSHFESLTDEDHFHLAEFIITLFGKKLCPPQDIPTLRSCWSRGQQVVVSYGNQQMVLQHPELWTGIPYWYADSPDPNKVIAYLEDQKHRGRPAGFYVSGLNLTEDAPYVLLHPLQGMKKMTMRALSLLLHWASEQLPGREAGRVNILCCDFVAVSQFCSLVIGLNYKLLGAHPPPV; this comes from the exons ATGGAAGACGAGAAGCCGTTCCAGGAAACAGGGAACCCGGACTGGATGTCCTGTCTGCCTGAGGAGCTGCAGGATGTCCCTCTGTGGGACCTGGCTTTACCTG GGAGCCACGACAGCATGTCTTTCTGCCTGGATGTCTCTTCTCCAGTCCTGAGATCACAGCCCTGCATCctcagagccacagacaggCTGTTTCCCTGCTGGACTCGACCCTGTGTCTCCAGCTGGGCCACCACACAG CAATCGGTCCTCAGTGATCAGTGTGAACTTGGTGTTCGTTTCTTGGACCTGCGGATCGCCAGGAAGCCATCAGGTGGCAACAAATTGTTCTTCGCACACGGCATCTACACACTGATGACTGTGAAG GAGGCTCTGGATGAACTGGCTAACTGGTTGGACGCTCATCCAAAAgagattttaattatttcctgCTCGCATTTTGAATCGCTGACCGATGAAGATCACTTCCACCTTGCAGAGTTCATCATCACACTGTTTGGGAAGAAACTCTGCCCCCCACAG GACATTCCCACTCTGCGTTCCTGTTGGTCCAGAGGTCAGCAGGTCGTTGTTTCCTATGGCAACCAGCAGATGGTGCTGCAGCACCCTGAGCTGTGGACTGGAATACCTTACTG GTATGCCGACAGCCCTGATCCTAATAAGGTGATTGCCTACCTGGAGGACCAGAAGCACAGAGGAAGACCAG cTGGTTTCTACGTCAGCGGTCTGAACCTGACAGAAGACGCTCCTTAcgtcctcctccatcccctccaGGGCATGAAGAAGATGACGATGAGGgctctttctctgctgctccACTGGGCGAGCGAGCAGCTGCCGGGCAGAGAGGCAGGCCGGGTCAACATCCTCTGCTGCGACTTTGTGGCCGTCAGTCAGTTCTGCTCGCTTGTGATTGGACTAAATTACAAACTACTGGGTGCTCATCCTCCTCCCGTCTGA
- the LOC129111794 gene encoding four and a half LIM domains protein 2-like translates to MAELYDCAECTKSLYGQKYILKDDNPYCVMCYEDQFSSNCEVCHKLISCTSKDLSYKDRHWHSECFLCIKCERSLVDRPFSTKDDMPMCIECYSSEYSSKCHACLKTIMPGSKKMEHKGNSWHENCFTCNRCQQPMGIRSFIQKECNNYCLSCYEKQFAMQCIHCKKPITTGGVNYRDQPWHKECFVCIGCKQQLAGQRFTSRDDFAYCLDCFCNLFAKKCASCTTPISGLGGSKYISFEQRQWHNDCFNCKRCCVSLVGRGFMTCKEDIICPDCVKDF, encoded by the exons ATGGCTGAGCTCTACGATTGTGCAGAGTGTACAAAGTCTCTGTATGGACAGAAGTACATCCTGAAGGACGACAACCCGTACTGTGTGATGTGCTACGAGGATCAATTCTCCAGCAACTGTGAAGTGTGCCACAAGCTCATTAGCTGCACCAGCAAG GATCTCTCGTACAAGGACCGCCACTGGCACAGCGAATGCTTCCTCTGCATCAAGTGCGAGCGGTCGCTGGTGGATCGGCCTTTTTCCACCAAGGACGACATGCCGATGTGCATCGAGTGCTACAGCAGCGAGTACTCCTCCAAGTGCCATGCGTGCCTCAAGACCATCATGCCAG GCTCCAAAAAGATGGAGCATAAGGGCAACAGTTGGCACGAGAATTGCTTCACCTGCAACCGTTGCCAGCAGCCCATGGGCATCAGGAGCTTCATCCAGAAGGAATGCAACAACTACTGCCTGTCCTGCTATGAGAAGCAGTTTGCCATGCAGTGCATCCACTGCAAGAAG CCCATCACCACTGGAGGAGTGAACTACCGGGACCAGCCCTGGCACAAGGAGTGCTTTGTGTGCATCGGCTGCAAGCAGCAGCTGGCCGGCCAGCGGTTCACCTCTCGGGACGACTTCGCCTACTGCCTTGACTGCTTCTGCAACCTGTTTGCCAAGAAATGTGCCTCCTGCACCACCCCGATCAGTG GTCTCGGGGGCAGCAAGTACATCTCGTTTGAGCAGCGTCAGTGGCACAACGACTGCTTCAACTGCAAAAGGTGCTGCGTGTCTCTGGTGGGTCGAGGTTTCATGACGTGCAAAGAGGACATCATCTGCCCCGACTGCGTCAAAGACTTCTGA